The Thermomicrobiales bacterium genome contains the following window.
TATGATTCCGTCGCTGTCTGGCGAGATCGAGCAAACGTTCGAGGGAACGTTGCCGGTCTATCACGTCACCGGCAGCCTGGTGCCCGCATCCGACCAACCAGCCCGCATCGAGGGTCATCTGACGTTGGACTACGTGAACTTCACCGAGGTTCCACAGGAGCAGATCCATCTGCGGCTCTACCCCAACTTCGAGGATTATGGCGGCGGTTCGATGGAGCTGGCGAACGTGACCGTCGCCAATCAGGCGGTCGAGCCAGTCACCGGTGCGGATACGACGTTGGTGTCGCTGCCGCTGGCAACGCCGTTGGAACCTGGCGACAGCGTCACCGTCGCCCTCGATTTCGTCACGACGATCCCGCTCGATCCAGTCACCAGCTATGGCATGTTCGGGTATTTCAGTGATTCGTCGTCCTACAACCTGGCTCAATGGATGCCCCTCCTGGCGGGATGGGATCCAGCCAATGGATGGGTGCTCGACGTGCCAAACACTGTTGGCGACCCGGTCTTCTCCAATTCCGCCATGTTCGACATCACCCTGACCGCGCCGGCCGATATCACATTCGTCACCAGCGGTTCCGAGGTGTCGCAGGAACCAATCGGCCCGCTCACCACACACCGCTGGACCGCCGGTCCGATGCGCGATTTCGTCATGTCCGCGGGCACGACGCTGCAGATGATGTCCGAGCAGGTGGGGGAAACCACCATCAACTCCTGGTACTTCCCGGGGTATGAGGAAGCGGCGGCGCTGGTCCTCCAGTATGCGGTCGATTCGTTCCGGGTCTTCTCGGAGTCATTCGGCGCCTATCCCTATACCGAAATGGACCTCGTGCAGACCCGATTGGGCGATCAGGCCGCCGGGGTCGAGTTCCCAGGCATCATGTACATCGGCTCCTACCACTACGACCCCAACAGTGATTACCTCCGCTTCACCACGGTGCACGAGGTAGCGCACCAGTGGTGGTACGGCATCGTCGGCAACAATCAGTATCTGCATGCGTTCATCGACGAAGCACTGGCCAACGAGAGCTCGATGATCTATCGGCAAGCGATCGACGGACCGGAAGCCGCCGAGCAATGGATTCTCGATTACCTCAAGCGGCCGTTCCTTTCCATCCTCTTTGGCAATATCGGCGATCAGGTGGTCGATCAGCCAAGCGCTGACTTTCTGACCAACGGCCCCTATGGCCGAACCGTCTACGGCAAAGGCGCGCTCGGGTTCGACATGATCCGGCGCGCTATCGGCGACGACGCCTTTTTCCAGGGTCTTCAGGACTACGTGGCAGCGCACCGCTTCGGTATCGCGCAACCGGAAGACCTGCTCACCGCCCTGGAAACCGCCTCCGGTCAGGACCTCGACGAACTCTGGGCTCATTGGTTCGAGCGCACCGAGGGTGAACAGGACTTCACGCCGGAAGACATCATGGAGATCAACGGCTAACGCGACGGGTCCCGGTGTCGGGAGACGGAACTCGGAGCGGCGTGGCCTCGATGGGGTGTTTGCGGGGGAAGCGTAGGTGAAGCGGTTAACCGGGCCTGTGGCGCCAGCAGTGTTGTTCGCGATCGCGACGCGGATAGCACTGGCGTTTGCGGTCTGGATAACTGGGCGATCGCTGCCGAAGTTGGGGCTCTATCCTGCTCAGCTTCCGGACAGTTTTCTGCCCGATCACCCGGCGCTCGACGGCTGGGCTCGATGGGATGCCGCGCATTATGTCGCGCTTGCGCGATTCGGCTATTCTTCGGCCAATCCAAGCGATGGCGACGGCCTCGGTTTCCTACCGCTGTTTCCCCTGCTCATGCGCGGGCTCGCACGTGTCTCGGGCTCGGCCCAAACCGATGCGGCGTACGCAGTCGCCGGCATAGCGCTCGCAAACATCTGCTTTGTCATCGCCGTGGCGCTCTTCGCCAGGCTTTCCGGGCGAATTCTCTCGGGACACACCGCGGTCTACCCGGTCATGTTGCTCTGCCTCATGCCCTACTCGTTTTTTCTGAACGCGGCCTACTCCGAATCGCTCTTTCTCGTCATCGTGCTCGTCTCATTGGTGCTGGCAATGGATGGCAAGTGGCTCGGCGCTGGCGCCATCGCTGCGCTTGCTTCGCTCACGCGTCTGGCGGGCCTCGCGCTCGCCCCGGCGCTCTTCTGGGGCGCGTGGAAAGACGGGGTGCGTGGCTGGCGCCTGATCGCCACTGGATTGCTGCCATTCGGCGGCTTCGCCGCCTACTCGCTATACACCGCTATCTGGCACGACGATGCCTTCGCCTACTTCACTGCGCAAGAGCATTGGGGTGGTTGGGACGAGCATGTGCGTTTCTATGCAGAGCTTTTCGTGCGCAGCCCTGGCGAGGCAATTGGTGGCGATCCCCGCCATCTCGTGATCGTGCTGAATCTGATCGTTGGGCTCGTCTTCCTGGCGTTGCTTCCCCTCGCCTGGAAACGCCTGCCGCCGGCCATCGCGATGTTCACGGTCGTCACCGTGATTGCGCACCTGCTCGTGACGTGGGTTTCGCTAGGACGCTATCTGTTGCCGTCGATCGGCATCTATCTGGTGCTGGGCGCAATCGTCGCCTCGCCACGCTGGTCCGGCTGGGCGCGTGACGCCCTCTTCGCCTGCCTGGCAATCCTGTTGGCCACCCTGACGATCTTGTTCAGCCGCGGATTCTGGGTGGTGTAGGGAGCGACGGGCAACAGGCAACAGGCAATGGGCAATGGGCAACGGGCAACAGGCAACGGGCAATAGGCAAGAGGCAACGGGCAATAGGCAACGGGCAACAGGCAACAGGCAACAGGCAATAGGCAACAGGCAACGGGCAACAGGCGACTAGCGACTGACAACTGACAACTGACAACTGACAACTAGCGACTAACGACCAATCCTGGCCTTGATTCTATGAGTGCCGTTCGATCCAGTCGTCGATCAGGCGGCGGGCGATGCTGATCTTTCCGGGGAGCAGTGGCAAGTCGTCCGGAGTAAACCACTTGGCGTCGCCAATTTCGGCGTCTTCCAGTTCGATCTCGCCGCCAGCATAGCGCGCGTTGAAGCCGATCATGAGCGAGTTCGGGAAGGGCCACGGCTGGCTGCCGAAGTAGCGCACGTTGTCGACATCGATACCGACTTCTTCCTTGACCTCACGCGCGACTGCCTCTTCCAGCGACTCTCCCGGTTCCACGAACCCGGCCACGCAGCTGTACACGCCCGGCGCGAAGTTCACCCCATGCGCCAGGAGGCAGGCGCCGTCCCGCTCGACGGTCATGATGACCGCAGGGGAAAGCCGCGGATAGTTGAAAAGGCCACAATCGGGACATCTGGTGGCGCGGTCGCCATCGACCAGGTCGGTCTGCGCCCCGCAGCGACCGCAGTACTTGTGATTGCGACGCCAGTCGAGCAACTGCACCGCGCGTCCGGCCAATGCGAACAACTGGTCGTCGACCGCGCCATAGACGGAACGCAACCCGGCCAGTTCCCAACCGTCGGGGAACTCCTCGCTGCGCTCGCTCAACTCCCAGGCGATCAGATCGGAACCATCCAGCTCGCCAAGGTAGGTTTCCAGTCCAAGATCGAGCTGGAGTTGCTCGAGTTCGGCGAGCTTGGGAATCGCGAACGAATCACCGGAACGCACGACCAGCAGTTCATTCTTGTGAAAGGCAAACGAGATCGCTTCGGAGCGATCGTAGCTCCCGGACGGACGTACCAGCGATCGAAAGGGCTTCACGGGCCGTTGCTCCTATACTTGGCGTGACGTTCGAT
Protein-coding sequences here:
- a CDS encoding mannosyltransferase family protein; amino-acid sequence: MKRLTGPVAPAVLFAIATRIALAFAVWITGRSLPKLGLYPAQLPDSFLPDHPALDGWARWDAAHYVALARFGYSSANPSDGDGLGFLPLFPLLMRGLARVSGSAQTDAAYAVAGIALANICFVIAVALFARLSGRILSGHTAVYPVMLLCLMPYSFFLNAAYSESLFLVIVLVSLVLAMDGKWLGAGAIAALASLTRLAGLALAPALFWGAWKDGVRGWRLIATGLLPFGGFAAYSLYTAIWHDDAFAYFTAQEHWGGWDEHVRFYAELFVRSPGEAIGGDPRHLVIVLNLIVGLVFLALLPLAWKRLPPAIAMFTVVTVIAHLLVTWVSLGRYLLPSIGIYLVLGAIVASPRWSGWARDALFACLAILLATLTILFSRGFWVV
- the nudC gene encoding NAD(+) diphosphatase, which produces MKPFRSLVRPSGSYDRSEAISFAFHKNELLVVRSGDSFAIPKLAELEQLQLDLGLETYLGELDGSDLIAWELSERSEEFPDGWELAGLRSVYGAVDDQLFALAGRAVQLLDWRRNHKYCGRCGAQTDLVDGDRATRCPDCGLFNYPRLSPAVIMTVERDGACLLAHGVNFAPGVYSCVAGFVEPGESLEEAVAREVKEEVGIDVDNVRYFGSQPWPFPNSLMIGFNARYAGGEIELEDAEIGDAKWFTPDDLPLLPGKISIARRLIDDWIERHS
- a CDS encoding M1 family metallopeptidase encodes the protein MSCPQRFTRFISLIASLLIIVSVAPAATAQSPSARSSSNVLFADMIPSLSGEIEQTFEGTLPVYHVTGSLVPASDQPARIEGHLTLDYVNFTEVPQEQIHLRLYPNFEDYGGGSMELANVTVANQAVEPVTGADTTLVSLPLATPLEPGDSVTVALDFVTTIPLDPVTSYGMFGYFSDSSSYNLAQWMPLLAGWDPANGWVLDVPNTVGDPVFSNSAMFDITLTAPADITFVTSGSEVSQEPIGPLTTHRWTAGPMRDFVMSAGTTLQMMSEQVGETTINSWYFPGYEEAAALVLQYAVDSFRVFSESFGAYPYTEMDLVQTRLGDQAAGVEFPGIMYIGSYHYDPNSDYLRFTTVHEVAHQWWYGIVGNNQYLHAFIDEALANESSMIYRQAIDGPEAAEQWILDYLKRPFLSILFGNIGDQVVDQPSADFLTNGPYGRTVYGKGALGFDMIRRAIGDDAFFQGLQDYVAAHRFGIAQPEDLLTALETASGQDLDELWAHWFERTEGEQDFTPEDIMEING